The nucleotide window CAGGCCTTTGGTGGATCCGCGACCATCTCCCCGCCGTTTGATCCCAGCGCGACAGCGCTAGTGCCAAAAGTGCCCTGCGCTGCCCTGCGCAGATGGAATCATTTATTCCAGAAGGCAACGATAGGCGCCACGCAGCAGGATTTTGGACAACTTGGAAAACCCGGGGCGTACACTACCTACTGTACAATACCAAGCCGTGAGCTCTGAGCTCGCTTCACTGTCGGTTCGGGCTGCAGCAGAAGCATTGTCTCACGGTGAGGACTGGTATCCAGCGTCCAGGGTACCTGAGTTACCTATCTGCCCCGTCCTTTGGGCCCACAAGCAGCTCGCCAAACGTGCCCTGCAGATAACCAACCAAGCCGCCGGGATGATGACGCAAGCCAGCTTCTGCGTTTCGAGAATAAAACGCCCTCTCTGTTGCTCTGCCTCCCAATCAGAGCCGACGGCACATAGCTGAGACCAGATACACACTGCTACAGAGGGCAATCTCGGGGGAACTTGCCCGACATGCGGTTTACAGTAAGATTTCAGCTCACATCGATCTTAGGCATTGCTGCAACTCTTGCAGTTACTGGGTGCTGCTCTGTGCCCGCCTTACTGAGGGAGGGACTGATTGAACTTGAGGCTCACGAACTGGTCAGCGAACTATCGTACCAAGACGAATCACAAAATCCAAACAGAGCTGGGCTATCCAGGCAACCCCCTACGCACATGCGGATAGGTTCCGGCTTGCAGTGTAAACGTCACGATGGTCGCACAAATGAACATAATCAAGGCGTATATGTGGCTCCGGATCTCCGACTTGGCGACATGTGCATGCAGATCTTCTCAGAAGCGGTCACCAAGGGGACGCAATCCCTTCTGGCTGGCCATGAAGAagtcgtcgagcagctggcgcTGTCAGTCCGGGCGGCACATGAATGGCCACAAGCCCAATGAACGGTGTCCATCACCAGCTGAGGAAGAAATAGCAAATCCATGTGCGCCGTGAGACCACAGTTTACGTAGGGCTGTGGGATCTCTGAGTGAAACATGAAACCAACACACCACCAGCGTCCATTTTCAGTCATCATCGGACTAAGTTTGGGCATAACAAGAAGTGCAACCCAACCTAATCCAGGCCTCCGGATCCAACTCAACACGCAATACTGAGGTGATATTCGGAGTGCCACTAACTACATGCCGTGGCCTTTCACAAGCAAAGCCGCAGCCACACCCTCTCCTTCCACCAATCCGTACACTATATACACTACATAATCCGTACGTGGGACCTGATACAGCATGCAGCACCCACGGGACGCTCCGGTAGTACTGCCGTTCCCGCCCCGGCTGCGACCCTATCGATTTGGAATCActggaaggggggggggggggggaggaggaaggacGAATGGACTGGTTCACCACTGCCAGCTGTGGGGTGCCCAGCACACCTTCATCGGAACTCCCTTCCTGCCTCCTTGCATCACCACgttcctccttttcttctcCTGCCAATCTTCATTGACTTGACGTCAACTGGTGTAAGTCCTCCGTTTTGGGCCACGTTAGAAAACGTCGATGGCCCAGACGGTCATGCGTGCGTCTGGATCCCGTCAAACGCAGCCGGAACTTCCCTGCGTCATCAAACCGCTGTGTCAGCCCCTGATGCAGCAAAAATGTATGGCATTGTAAGCTAAGCTGTGGTCTATCGTCCGGAACACAGCTGACTCACCGGGAAGTGCCATGTGCATGTGCAGCAGTGCGCCGCGGATCCGCAGAGTTTGGGACATAATTTTGAAGGACACACCGAAGGTAGAAATCATGTGGTGATATGAATACTCCGCGCCTCTATTCTATTCTACCCCGGATAGGAGAAGCCGCTCTATCCATAGCCAGGATCCCTCTAGATCTAAGCCTTGCCAGTTGCGCACCAGCCATGAGCAATCGAAAAGCAGCACCTCCTGTCCTTGCCTCCCTTCTCCAAGAATACCGAGCACCCAATCAACGCCAAACTCCATCCCGCACTCCGCAGGCCCCGCCTGCCAGGTCGCCTCTAAGCATATGCCACCAAAGCAACTATTACTCTCCTTCTTTACTCTAGAAGCCAATTCCCAAGCTCTGTGCTGCTCAGGGCAGCCGTGCAAGCAGCACGCCTCTCGCAATTTTTCAAGCCGAGATCCCAAAGCCGTGGTTCTCCAGGAGGCTGCTGGGCGCAACGAAGCTGAAGCCGCCAAAGGGATCGTCCTTAACCTccctcgcgccgctgccgccgcgcccgtcgcTGCCCCAGAAACCGTCATCACCCGCATCGGCGAACCGCGTCACGACGGGACTGAGGCTGAGCTCGGTGAACTCGGGCGAGAAgttctcggccagctccgggTCCGTGATGAGCGGCCGGATGGGCGGCTCGAGCTCGCGGGCGGCCAGGCTCTTCCAGTCGATCTTGCGGAAGAAGCGGTGCTTCTTGATGGTGGTCAGGTCCTTGGGCATGTTGTAGCCGAGCCGCTTGGTCGGGTCCTTGCGCAGGAGGCGTGTGAGCAGGTCCTTGGCATCCGGGCTGAGGAAGAAAGGCAGCGAGAGCTTCTGCCGCACGATGTTGTCCTGGATCTTGGCGTTGTTCGGCCCCCGGAACGGCGGGTGGCCCGTCATCAGGTCGACCCCCAGCGCCCCGAGCGACCACCAGTCGACTGCCTTGCCGTATTTCTTGCCGAGGATCACCTCGGGCGCCATGTACTCGACCGTGCCGAGCATCGAGTTGCAGGCGTctgcgtcgtcgacggccaCCTTGGAGAGGCCGAAGTCcgtgaggaggaggtggccCTGCGCGTCGAGCAGGCAGTTTTCGGGCTTGAGGTCGCGGTACACGACGCCCAGGTTGTCGTGCAGGTGGCTCAGCGCCAGGACCATCTCAGCCATGTAGAAGGCTGCGGTCTCCTCGGAGAACATCCTCTCCGTGCTAAGATGGGTGAagagctcgccgccctggccgtaCTCGAGGATCAGGT belongs to Thermothielavioides terrestris NRRL 8126 chromosome 5, complete sequence and includes:
- a CDS encoding AGC family protein serine/threonine kinase domain-containing protein, whose protein sequence is MLAPATPARRTVRGFNGTPVVSGDEDSDCCPSAQPGKKGRAKRAAKSHVIDDVVSANCSPALKPVVPPGGMSGIGRLRMQLEGLNIGTDTTTTAASSRTASLTCSETVRSPALGNLHDSGYKSGSGSGATSDAESTSERSTRYEINLESDFASEANGRATEDTVRPPRKMTAADFEPIRCLGKGTYGTVLLVKQRSTGRLYAQKQFKKASLVVHKKLVEQTKTERQILESVNRHPFVVKLYYAFQDQEKLYLILEYGQGGELFTHLSTERMFSEETAAFYMAEMVLALSHLHDNLGVVYRDLKPENCLLDAQGHLLLTDFGLSKVAVDDADACNSMLGTVEYMAPEVILGKKYGKAVDWWSLGALGVDLMTGHPPFRGPNNAKIQDNIVRQKLSLPFFLSPDAKDLLTRLLRKDPTKRLGYNMPKDLTTIKKHRFFRKIDWKSLAARELEPPIRPLITDPELAENFSPEFTELSLSPVVTRFADAGDDGFWGSDGRGGSGAREVKDDPFGGFSFVAPSSLLENHGFGISA